TGATCAGGTTTGACattaaattcaatttaaatgtttaaattgtgcATCTGTTTGCATGCATGCAGTATGTCAATTGCACTATTCATCAGTCATTCTGTCAGTAAGTTTTATCAGATGAATGATaagtattttttctttatttttttgcccAAGCATGGATTATTTATTATCCTTTCCCATGACATACACATTTGCTTTTATATTGcattttgtaaaattttaaattatgcatttactCATCAGGAAtgtgaaacatttgaaaagtGCTGCGCCAATGTTTGTGGTAATCGAAGCTGTGTGGCAGCCCGCTTCACTGATGCCACTGGAAAAAAAGGCCCCATGGGTATACCTAAGGAAGCAACCTGCGACAAGTTCATGTGCACTCAGCAAGGCTCAGTGTGTGACATCTGGGACGGCCAGCCTGTGTGCAAGTGCCATGACCGCTGTGAGAGGGAGCCCCACTTCACCTGTGCCTCTGACGGCATGACCTATTACAACAAGTGCTACATGGATGCAGAAGCCTGCTCCAAGGGCATCTCCCTGTCAGTAGTAACATGCAGGTTCCACCTCACCTGGCCCAACACTAGCTCACATCTACCTGCAGGCACCACCGCCTTCCCCACGACCATCCGGCAGCACACCACCCCATTAGACGTGCATGCCCCTGTGATGGTGGGAAGCCCCTTGCAACAGTCTGTTTTGGTTGGTGATACAGCCAGCTTTCTTTGTGAAGTTGCTGGCCGGCCAAAGCCTGAGATAACCTGGGAGAAGCAGCTGGAGGGGCAAGACAATGTGGTCATGAAACCCAACCATGTACATGGAAACGCTGTTGTCACCAACATCGGCCAGCTGGTCATCTACAATGCCCGACTGCAAGATCAAGGTATCTATACCTGCACTGCCACAAACAAAGGTGGCTCCTTCCAAGCTCATTTTCCACTCTCTGTGggccagagagagaaagacatgaAAGCGGAGCAGACCAACACCACACCGTTCCCAGCCAAGGAGTGCTCGAAATTACCTGACAACGATGACTGTGGTGAAGAAAAGCTGAGTTGGTTTTATGACCCTCAGAGGAACAACTGCTTCACTTTTACTTATGGTAACTGCAACAAAAACCAAAATCACTTTGACACATACGAGACATGCATGTTATCTTGTCAGGAAGAGCTTGCTACCCCTTGTCACCATCCTAGCGACCAGGGGCCTTGCAAGTCATATGAACCAAGATGGGCCTACAGTGCTTCCCTGTACCAGTGCCAACCCTTCATTTACGGTGGCTGTAAAGGCAACGAGAATAACTTCAAAACCAAAGAAGCATGTGAGGACTCCTGTCCGTTTCCAAGAAACCACCAGTGCAAGCCATGCAAGCCACGACACAAGATGGTGACCAGTTTCTGTAAAAGTGATTTTGTCATTCTGGGACGCATGACGGAGCTGACGGAGGACCAGGAATCTGGTCATGCTCTGATCACTGTGGAGGAAATCCTGAAGGATGAAAAAATGGGGCTGAGGTTCTTTGGGAAGGAGCCCTTGGAAGTGACATTGCAGCGCTGGGACTGGGCCTGCCCTTGTCCTAACATCACCACAGCAGATGGTCAGGTCATCATCATGGGTGAAGTGAATAATGGCATGGCTGTCCTGCAGCCAGACAGCTTCATCAGCCTTTCCAGTGTCCGACGTGTCCGTAGGCTCCGTGAGGTCATCAACAAAAACACCTGTGACATTTTGAAAGAGTTCATTCAATAAGACTTTGCCAcatccgaaaatgaaaattctgtcatcattttattaccctcatgttgttcctttctttcttctgtgtaatgCAAATgatgttaggcagcatgttagcctcagtcatcattcaatttcattgcatatttttttttgtagaattaaattgaatggtgacagagCCTTACTTTCTGCCAGATAACTTATTTTAGCCAGATCTCATGTATATTACTTGAATGCGGCAACTTTTTTGCAAAAATGAAATTACATGCCTTATTACACATTTCagtgcagtttcccagtgaaatttcCAGCGgagggcgccaaaagtgagtgaaatggtctcgtaatcagacaagattttttaattgaatatttgaTGGTGATTTTAATGAGttaaatgtacctccctaacctaaaacattaacctaaaccttaccaatagtgatcttaaatcaaatgagaggtagacACGAAGGAGACATCCTTACTCTTTACCAAGGCTTTGCCTTAaccctaactgatagtgtccaaaaactaaatgagaaataaaaagcacattttctcaagcaaccaCATCATCATCTcttgttgcttctatgacacttttgtctcacaTGTCAGCTTACGTGTTTTGCTGGACTCAAACCGTGGTCTGAGTTCAAAGTCTAACACTCTATGATTTAtaacattggaataagtgtgtaaaagtAGGTGGGTTGCCCTTACTGTATTCCCATGTTAAAGAACTCACGTGTGGACATAGAACCCATTAATCAAACCCATCTGTTAGACTCTCACTTCTCTGACTTCAAAAGGAACTTCATACCTGCACTATAAAATTACAGTAATACTTTATGAGTAATGTACTTTTTGGCACATTTTTTGTAATGCtgtcttattttatatttttgattaatttaactTACACCTTGCTCTCTGACCCCCTTAGGAGAACTCTTCTAAAGATTTGTTGCTGTTGTTTCAAAGCTGTCTGTAGATTAAATAACAACTCCATTGTATTATATAATTAGATTTTCTTAATGCACTAATATTGAAGGAAATGTTGATtgcattggaaaaaaaaatctttctttgctCTCTCTTTTAAGCCTTATGTCTGTAGAGAAATTTGAGCTTAGACTATTTAGCCCAgacagtgtttattttttaagctatttattttttaaatgactgatGAACCAATAAGCTGACTGTCATTTCTTATAAGCACTTATAATGATACtttctgaaaataatattttacaatagCTCAGTGTCTGTCATGATTAGCAATGCGGAAATTACATGAAAATATTTGAACCTCTGTGTAATTCTTTTACTTTTCTAATAATACAAGATGCtaataatgcaaatatttaaaggtatttaaagggacagttcacccaaaaataaagattctgtcatcatgtactcaccttcatgttgtttcaacctGTGTGACTTtactttttccatggaacacaaaagaagatgttagcaATATgtaagggactgacagcctcaatcgccattcactttcattgcatttttttttttccatactatgaaagtgaatggtgactgagacatccCCCGTTGTgttctttaaaagaaagaaagtccaaTGGGTTTAAAAGAATATGAGAGTGCGTAAATGAtaacataatatttatttttgggtgaactatcccttttaaaacatttaaatgagcaATTCAGTGCGAGGTTCATCCTCAATTCAAGTTTGCATTTTGTTTGTATCTTGATAAACAACATTTACCTTATTTAAACACTGTACAAATGGTTCTATAATAAAACATCAGCCATTAAACATATTCCTTCATGACTCTTTAATTAAAGGAACATGCTGCGTTTATTAAGTAGTCATGAAAATGAACACATATCCAAAAATGAATACTCCATCATAACCAAGAAAGAGAGTTTGAGTTGTACTGATAAAGTTGTAGACATTTCACTGGGATGGGGCCCCTAAGCTCATTCCAGCAGACTACCACACACGCACCCCAGACGGCGGGCCATGCTGAGTTGTGGGGTGGAGGGGGATTTGGAAAATGAAGAGCTGTTTGGATATGAGGTTTGAACATTTGGGACTTCCTCTGCCAGAGATCTAATGTCCTAACAGATGGTTTCCTTATAGTTTTTCAGGGTGGGCTTCAAAAGACGCCTGCCGCAGGCGATGGAAAGCAAACCATTGACCTTAAAGGCAAGGAGTGgcagaatataaaaatataaaaaagcgagacttttattttttagttgCCAAACGTTTAGTAGACCGGTCAAGGGGGCTAGGGGGAAAGATTATGTCTGAATGAATCTTGTTCAATGTCATTCAGAGTTACAGCAAAGAGACACACGAGTAtaactatttatttttcattcttttttgctAAACTGTCCATGAAGACAAAAATGAGGCCAAGTTTTAACATCTGTATGAAATAGGAGAGAGATCGGATGTGTCCTTGGATGCCCTGCAGTTTTCTAGTTGGTAATAACTTGAGATGGAGCAGGGAATACCTTCTCTCACCCAAAGTAAACATTCTGGCTTCCCATAGTACTCAAAATGTTCCTGTTGTAAATACTGCAGTGCAGAAATGGTTCATTGTAGCTGCAAATCCTCCTGGCATCATAAAAGAAAATTTATGGCACTATGTGTGCCATTCCAATGCAGATTAATGGGAACCTCACGCATGTCTCTGATCTGCCAAGTGTGTGTTGAGTTATGTAAACCTTGTTCAATGAATTTAGTCTGGTGGTGGTTTCTGTTCCAAAACAGAACTGCTACTTCAATCTGGCCCCCACAGACAGACCAACATCAACGTGCATCCATTTAACTTCGAATAATAAAGCAGATGTTTGCCAAGGTTAAACACAAATACTAGGCAATGAAAAACTGAAAACCACATTTTAGTGGCTTTGTTATATTGGTTTGCTAGTCAAAAAATGCTTAGTTGATTGATAATTGGGGAACAGTCCTAGTTTCAATATAAGTCAAATTTGGAGCCATAATTGCTATTGTAATAATTGTGTTTACACAGTGGAATGTTGGCCAAAAATGTTACCTCAAATAACATTGTGGAGTCTATTCAAAAAACAAACTATATGTGTAATTATGTTCTTTTATGTTCTTGGTTCTTTTATTAAATGCTCAGTTACAGTAAGTACAGTACAGTGTCTCTGCCTGAGAAAAAGAGGTGTGATTGGTTCACATGTGAGAAATATATCAATTTGGTGAGAATGTTActcatttaatttcaattaaagttaacatgcatttttgaaTTATTCCATATTTGAATGCAATAATTTAGTTCTTGGGCTATTGTTTGGACAGCTGCTCTGTGTAATGTTtgtcaataaaaacaaataaataaatacaatttgaatTGTCCATACTTGAATATTGAGATGTTATTTACAAATATGCTATAGATATATATGTTCTTTAAGCTGCTATCAGATTAGCCACCAAATGTCTCCTACAACATACATTACTGTGACTTCCTGTATTCTATTCTGACTCTTTCTAGAAGGTGAGAAATTCACTTTGCTTGGTGAACacaaatgtatttgaaaaataCAGTCACTCTACCATATATTAAAATAGATCATCCAATTGCATTCTTCTGAATGTTCCTAAAACAaaaacttttgcttttttttaactgCTTGTCCTAAAATGTGTATCAGTCGCTTGTTCTGTTTTGCCAGCTTTGACCATTATTTAAACTCAGCTATTTAGCTGTTTATAATTAAAGTGTACTATGTGTAGTTTGCATTAGGACTATGTgctttatttatatacagtacctgatataatgtattgtatttaattattttttctttctttttgtaatGGTTTCTATTTCCTCCTTCAATGGGACGATATACTCTTTCCAGACCGTCATGACTAAAAATCCTGCTTTTAAGCTGTCtggtaaaataaagtaaataaataaaataaaagacaaatctTCCCCCTTCAAGAGGACCCCCTTTTGTTTTGCCGTCGtcataaatgaaaatattgtttttaattcgCCTGATCAaatgaaataacataaattaaatagcataaGTCAAATACTGTAGCTAATTTTATAACAATCTAAATTTGATATGTTTTCTCTTGGTGTTCACGTGGCGTGTGCACACCATAGTCTGGGAACAGTGATGCCAATTTTCTGAACAAATCAGTAGATGTCAGCATTGTACATTCCATGTTTCAGGACATAAGCACTTCAATTATTGCTCATTCACTATCTAAACTTGGCCTTTATTATGTAAGGGAATGTGCAGCTGAATACAAAatgttttgtgggttttttcttttcctctatagaatgaaaaattattaaacattattacattattgtcTTTAGATCAGTTGGAAATATTCAAGCCAAgtaatttgtatagcacttttcaccacatttcaaagcagctgtacaaaaaaatttgcaaattaacTAATAACTAAATAATACTTGcatttagacccccagtgagccAGCCGAATGTGACtttggcaaggaacaaaaaactccatttgatgttggttaatggaaaaAATGGCCAAAGGAGAATCAGTGTGTAACGAGGCTGGCAACAGGTAGACAAAGAATGGATGAAGAGCAAAAACCCAAGTACAGTTTATTTACATGATGAATATCCCAAACATGAATCCAAATGTgagaacaaacataaacaacttgACTAAGCTTTGCATGGCATGGCAAcgatacattaacaatactcaacaatggacaatggcaaacatgagggctaaatATTAGacttgggagaacacatgacaatgataaccaatgaacacagaactctaaacaagttAACGAGACTGCTAACAAGCTAATGAAACAATGACCCAATGTGGACTAGACACAAGAacatgggaaacacatgacaagatcacatgacaatGAAACTGGAACAAACATGGCATGAACTATTttaccaaaataaaagacataaaacCATGAATCAATGCTCATTTTGGGAGCCAGTTCtagctaaacaacatgaatataatgccaatattagttatttatgtgtagaagaattcatggattaaattagtaaactaagtaaatgtCAGGGACCATTGTTGAAACAAAGtgatttgtatgaactgtaagactgATTACAAAGTCTTTGAAATAACTGTGGAAATGAACatggatgcattgtcctttgaagctttgaatatattttaaaactatttatcAAAACTATGCAAAAGCTAAGTCCATAATTTATATGTTTACTTTAATACTTATATAtagtttaatatactgtattaaaatctATGTCTTAATATAAAATTACagttatctatatatttttaaagtgtttatttaatttgtaggCCTACATTTTAGGGTTTCTTCTACTATTATCAACTGCTTGTACTGATCACATCATGATCTTCAAGTATGACATGTCTGTATTTCCGATTATGCATTCACATGGAAACTTCCCACTATACTCAATATTAATACATAAACAGTTTTCATCATGAACACAGACACAAGCTTCTGCGTTTGCTCATTTGTTTATATTAATCtgaaccagggactaaaaacggttcaagaaATTCAAATGAAAGCAGAACGCAACCGAATGTGGAAAGTAATCCCTTTTACTTGTTGTAAAACTTTTTACAATTTtctacatatttttttatgttgggaAGGAGGCAGTggaacacaggaactggaacaaaaaaatactgtttctgctcagaacaaaccgaaatgaaaaaacattttgttttagtcCCTGATGTGAACCACCAGGTTTGGATTGAAATACTAAGTCTTGACATAAAATTCACTTAATTTCCACTAGGGGGCGCTGGTGTTCTGTTTGGGTGAGACCAAATGTATTTGCAAATCCATTCTCTGAAACTCAAAGCAAAGAGTAACATTGATGTCACCAAAACACAACATTGTGATGTGTGAGAAGCcagttattgcattttatttttggaaCAGTGCAAGTCGTAGACAGGAATAGAGCGTGTGTGAGCAGAACAGTCCCACTGCTTGTGTAATCATACCCTGTCTCAATCAGCTCCTATGGAGTTATTTGTGTGCCACAGTTCTGCatgcacaaaattatattttgagtatgcaatatgatattttgtgagcacaaaaatgttctgtgtGTGGAAAATTATACTTAGAGCATGCAAGATTTTATTTTGAGCAACACAAATATTTTCTATGCTCAGaagattatattttgagtgcacaaaatggTATTTTGCACGTGCTTGAACTCggttttgtaaagcaatgtatctttttgcaaagattaattcgctttgagcaacaacaaaaaaactctgCTGTTTTTTGCATGCAAgatctcattcactctctctccttACCCACTCTGCATGCGCTCATAGCTTTGACTGCTTGTTTGCTCAACAAGGCCACAgccagaggtgggagcaagtcacacatgttgaAGCCACAAGCatgtctcaagtcttaaccatcaagcctcgagtcaagtctcgagtACAGTGTAGACAAATCAAGcatgttaagtcaagtcaagccacagtactaaaataaagaggttaatttttttaattaatctttatttttgctctgaaaagagtatatatatatatatatatatatatatatatatatatatatatatatatatatatatatatatatatatattagtaaattgcattaataaacatgcacagtatttttatcgtgggcacttaaaaatactgttaatacttctagataccttattatccatgttgtttggatttttttaattaaccagttaaaatgtataatgctgcatatatgctgtgtaaaaatgcggtcagatattcacattgatctaacaaaaatggtagacgggctgaatgaaaatgtaaattcgctctctgacagtaggtggcgcttatgcagcagaaatatagctgttacgcctgtacacaaagcacaaagcagccctgcacttataaacaatactttattaggcattatatgGCGGTacgatgaaaagaaaatgccatcgaaaTGTTTCTGCTCTTTTGTTGacttaactgtttttatttaacctttatgaaatatgtatttttagtCTGTACACTGCCAATAGGCTTACAAGCCAGCTTACTATCCAGCTAGCTCTCTTAGTATGGTTTTCTTGGCTAGTATTTGGTTATCTAGGTTACCAAGTTACGCTTACGTAGCTACTAGCTTGGCCATTTTAGCTATCATGCTCATCTGAAATTATATTAATTGAATCTCTCCCATGTGTAGAACTATTTAAGACTAACGCAGTAGTGTAGTTTTGTGGGAACTTAATTTGACTCCTATATATCCCAAAGGATATTCTGAGTGTGACCAGATTACAGTCTACCATGAATCAGCAACCACTGAACCTtcttctttttgttattattatatgaaatattattttcttaaataaacatgttattttgtccaACTTCTTTAGTGTCCTCTCCTATTTTTTGACAGCCTTGCATATTAGAAATATTATGAATGTTTACTAAATTAACATtctattcttgataataaatctGAAAAGCTTTTTATGTTTGCATTTCAAAACTGTGAGGTATCTTGAAATGTTCAGTATGCTGTTTTTATTAAGTTTCTGCATTCTACCCTTCTGGTAAAATTGATTAATGAGAAGAAATGGAAGAAAAGAGGCTAATTGTGTCTCCTGTCATAGtttggatgtatatatatatatatatatatattgaacctCAATTCTTTGAGACaggaaaatgttttcaaaaattgAAAGACATCCTTTGCATTGCGCATGATCCCAGGCTACTATATTctgaaaaaattacattacagtaaGTTAAACCTTACAGTATTCCTGGTATGCCTATAATCCATGGGGAAAGTATCTTTTGTAATGATAACTGCAAACAGAGT
This window of the Xyrauchen texanus isolate HMW12.3.18 chromosome 40, RBS_HiC_50CHRs, whole genome shotgun sequence genome carries:
- the LOC127633659 gene encoding WAP, Kazal, immunoglobulin, Kunitz and NTR domain-containing protein 2-like encodes the protein MWWMLYPRWIWFVAGQFLLLFVYRQCVKGMTLQRVAYSHAGICPNDMNPNLWVDAMSTCTRECESDQECETFEKCCANVCGNRSCVAARFTDATGKKGPMGIPKEATCDKFMCTQQGSVCDIWDGQPVCKCHDRCEREPHFTCASDGMTYYNKCYMDAEACSKGISLSVVTCRFHLTWPNTSSHLPAGTTAFPTTIRQHTTPLDVHAPVMVGSPLQQSVLVGDTASFLCEVAGRPKPEITWEKQLEGQDNVVMKPNHVHGNAVVTNIGQLVIYNARLQDQGIYTCTATNKGGSFQAHFPLSVGQREKDMKAEQTNTTPFPAKECSKLPDNDDCGEEKLSWFYDPQRNNCFTFTYGNCNKNQNHFDTYETCMLSCQEELATPCHHPSDQGPCKSYEPRWAYSASLYQCQPFIYGGCKGNENNFKTKEACEDSCPFPRNHQCKPCKPRHKMVTSFCKSDFVILGRMTELTEDQESGHALITVEEILKDEKMGLRFFGKEPLEVTLQRWDWACPCPNITTADGQVIIMGEVNNGMAVLQPDSFISLSSVRRVRRLREVINKNTCDILKEFIQ